The Niallia alba genome includes a window with the following:
- the cas7i gene encoding type I-B CRISPR-associated protein Cas7/Cst2/DevR, translating to MNKKGLTLSIVFEAESGNYGEGVGNVTSLKKLTRGTGDSFTYISRQALRYNIIQQMGEDRTPLEVDGSVIQFAPDALISDYPEIDLFGYMKTNKGTKTRSAVARLSNAIALESFQADTDFLTNKGLFDRYQAATITEGKEQKKGGNIAQSEIHHSYYTYTVTIDLDQVGIDHNEKEISVSNEEKANRVNALLQTLKFLYRDIKGRRENFSPLFVIGGVYDIKNPFFENRIKVKDNKLNVQTLASVLALDSHIADYTKCGLIEGIFDNDQQIKDTLSPLSVAAFFDFIQKEVSNYYLD from the coding sequence ATGAATAAAAAAGGTTTAACATTATCAATTGTTTTTGAAGCAGAAAGTGGAAACTATGGAGAAGGGGTCGGAAATGTTACATCATTAAAGAAGTTAACAAGAGGAACTGGCGATAGTTTTACATATATTTCAAGACAAGCACTTCGCTATAATATCATCCAGCAAATGGGAGAGGATCGTACTCCTCTTGAAGTGGATGGATCTGTCATACAATTTGCTCCGGATGCTCTAATTTCTGATTATCCAGAAATTGATTTATTTGGTTATATGAAAACAAATAAAGGAACGAAAACACGATCTGCTGTTGCTCGTTTATCTAATGCAATTGCATTGGAAAGTTTCCAAGCAGATACAGATTTTTTAACTAATAAAGGATTATTTGATCGTTATCAAGCAGCAACTATAACGGAAGGAAAAGAACAAAAAAAAGGTGGCAATATTGCGCAAAGCGAGATTCATCATTCGTATTATACGTATACAGTTACCATTGACTTAGATCAAGTAGGCATCGATCATAATGAGAAGGAAATTTCTGTTTCTAATGAGGAAAAAGCCAACAGAGTAAATGCTTTACTGCAAACTTTAAAATTTTTATATCGTGATATAAAAGGAAGAAGAGAGAATTTTTCGCCATTATTTGTAATTGGTGGGGTATATGATATAAAAAACCCATTTTTTGAAAACCGTATTAAAGTAAAGGATAATAAACTAAATGTACAAACATTAGCGAGTGTTTTAGCATTAGACAGCCATATAGCAGATTATACAAAATGCGGTCTCATTGAAGGAATATTTGATAATGATCAACAAATTAAAGATACGCTTTCTCCTTTATCTGTTGCTGCTTTCTTTGATTTTATCCAAAAAGAAGTAAGCAACTATTACTTAGATTAA
- the cas5b gene encoding type I-B CRISPR-associated protein Cas5b gives MKALRIKLYQNMVNYKLPSSFQLKETYPLPPYSTVSGMIHRVCGFTEYHPLKISIVGDYYSKVNDLATRYEFAAATYETARHAYKLHSSEDNRDYGLARGVSTTELLTDVELMIHILPEKEEDLEILYQSFKNPSEYISLGRREDLARIEEVKLVNIKEKELEDTYTLNYSAYIPVELFESYSSEGIEFATVYKLNRYYEKVQIKKGLEQRRWKQVSVFYGAKGREVLNDNVYEFDEDGNIVFFA, from the coding sequence ATGAAAGCATTGAGAATAAAACTTTATCAGAATATGGTTAATTATAAGCTGCCATCTAGTTTTCAATTAAAAGAAACATATCCGCTTCCTCCGTACTCTACTGTATCGGGCATGATTCATCGCGTATGTGGTTTTACCGAATACCATCCATTAAAAATCAGTATTGTAGGGGATTACTATTCAAAAGTAAATGATTTAGCAACAAGATATGAATTTGCTGCAGCGACATATGAAACAGCAAGACATGCCTATAAATTGCATTCTTCTGAAGATAATCGCGACTATGGATTAGCAAGAGGAGTAAGTACAACGGAACTATTAACAGATGTAGAATTAATGATTCATATTTTGCCGGAAAAGGAAGAAGATTTAGAGATTTTGTATCAGTCGTTTAAAAATCCTTCCGAGTATATTTCGCTTGGGCGTAGGGAGGATTTGGCAAGAATTGAAGAGGTAAAGCTTGTAAACATAAAAGAAAAAGAATTAGAAGACACCTATACATTAAACTACTCTGCATATATACCTGTAGAATTATTTGAGAGCTACAGTTCTGAAGGTATAGAGTTTGCCACTGTTTACAAGCTAAATCGATATTATGAAAAAGTACAAATCAAAAAAGGATTAGAGCAAAGAAGATGGAAACAAGTTTCTGTATTTTATGGAGCAAAAGGCAGAGAAGTTCTAAATGATAATGTTTATGAATTCGATGAAGATGGGAATATTGTCTTTTTTGCATAA
- the cas3 gene encoding CRISPR-associated helicase Cas3', producing the protein MNNLFLAKSDVQLEETIVKHTKALLEEFDRLKVIYCNIPNLRYDLLEIACVYHDVGKINTKFQNKLLKALKKTDCLLEDLLPKAGEVPHGYLSCAFIPYKEILENKEEREIVAQAVYYHHNRSAANPKDLKETILYDLPKYYLSFKEAFPFLLAEPKANFKPYLNRRIRKQRNQEQAKQFVLVKGLLNKIDYAASAHIPVEIANPGLDNYVDKFLAVKYKSGRNELQNYLLEHQKENNIVIASTGIGKTEAALYWIGDSKGFFTLPLRVSINSIYKRIESEINFKEVALLHSETESEYVKNDLYSIDYFEKTRQWSMPLTISTLDQMLDFVFKEEGFEKKLATLAYSKLVIDEIQMYSPKMLACLLVALKEITDIGGKFTIMTATFAPFLLDLMVGKLNIPFKQSCDPFYKKLNGEVIVRHRLIVKNEQLNIEDIMKNKIDKKILIIVNTVQRAQEIHDALKERDDVFLFHSRFTKMDRKEKEAAIQEMGKLENKSSGIWIATQVVEASVDIDFDVLYTELSDLNGLFQRMGRVYRNRILDHERVNVFVYDGGNDYPSGISYRDKYSVVDSSIFEISKQVLQEYSSPVIFTEELKMELIEKNYTTQRLEKSTYYNEVKEFLDILTSIEEYDEDLDPRITDLREIFNETIVPYSVYQENQNTIEELVAKYSKTLRIKATNAIREERAKLRDKLYEFTVDIPQYRVTNARKLNREEQFLKIGSYESIKVIDFEYDSTVGLKYSNDKKLFSSSQIM; encoded by the coding sequence ATGAATAATTTATTTCTTGCTAAGTCAGATGTACAATTAGAAGAAACGATAGTAAAGCATACGAAAGCATTATTAGAAGAGTTTGATAGGTTAAAAGTTATTTATTGCAATATTCCGAATTTAAGGTACGATTTATTGGAAATAGCGTGTGTTTACCATGATGTCGGAAAAATTAATACAAAATTTCAAAATAAATTATTGAAAGCATTAAAAAAGACCGATTGTTTATTGGAAGATCTTTTACCGAAAGCGGGGGAAGTTCCCCACGGATATTTAAGTTGTGCATTTATTCCTTATAAAGAAATATTAGAAAATAAAGAGGAAAGAGAAATTGTAGCACAAGCTGTTTATTATCACCATAATAGATCTGCAGCCAACCCTAAAGATTTGAAAGAAACGATTCTTTATGATTTGCCCAAATATTATCTATCATTTAAAGAAGCATTTCCATTTCTTTTAGCTGAACCAAAAGCAAATTTTAAGCCGTATCTTAATAGAAGAATAAGAAAACAAAGAAATCAAGAACAGGCTAAACAATTTGTTCTTGTAAAAGGCTTGCTTAACAAAATTGACTATGCTGCAAGTGCACATATCCCCGTGGAAATTGCTAATCCTGGTCTAGATAATTATGTAGATAAGTTCCTTGCGGTTAAATATAAGAGCGGAAGAAATGAACTGCAAAATTACTTGCTGGAACATCAAAAGGAAAATAATATTGTGATTGCTTCGACTGGTATAGGAAAAACAGAAGCAGCACTATATTGGATTGGAGACAGCAAAGGCTTTTTTACACTTCCGCTTCGAGTATCGATTAATAGTATTTATAAGCGTATAGAGAGTGAAATTAATTTTAAAGAAGTTGCATTACTACATTCAGAAACAGAAAGTGAATATGTGAAAAATGATCTTTATTCAATTGATTATTTTGAAAAGACAAGACAGTGGTCGATGCCTTTGACCATTTCTACGCTTGATCAAATGTTAGATTTTGTCTTTAAGGAAGAAGGGTTTGAAAAGAAATTAGCTACATTAGCCTATTCCAAATTAGTAATAGATGAAATTCAAATGTATTCACCGAAAATGTTGGCTTGTCTTTTGGTTGCTTTAAAAGAGATAACAGATATAGGTGGGAAATTTACTATTATGACAGCAACTTTTGCTCCATTCTTGTTAGATTTGATGGTAGGAAAATTAAATATTCCATTTAAACAATCATGCGATCCTTTCTATAAAAAATTGAATGGAGAAGTTATAGTTCGGCATCGTCTGATTGTAAAGAACGAGCAATTAAATATAGAGGATATTATGAAAAATAAGATAGACAAAAAAATATTGATAATCGTAAATACTGTTCAAAGAGCACAAGAAATACATGATGCATTAAAAGAGCGTGACGATGTATTTTTATTTCATAGTAGATTTACGAAAATGGATCGTAAAGAGAAAGAAGCTGCTATTCAAGAAATGGGGAAATTGGAGAATAAGAGCAGTGGTATTTGGATTGCGACACAAGTGGTAGAAGCAAGTGTAGATATTGATTTCGATGTTCTTTATACAGAATTATCAGACTTAAATGGTTTATTTCAGCGAATGGGTCGAGTTTATAGAAATAGAATATTAGATCATGAACGAGTTAATGTATTTGTTTATGATGGTGGAAATGATTATCCATCAGGGATTAGTTATCGTGATAAATATAGTGTAGTAGATAGTAGTATTTTTGAAATTTCTAAACAAGTTTTGCAGGAATATAGTTCTCCAGTTATTTTTACAGAAGAGTTAAAGATGGAATTAATAGAAAAAAACTATACTACACAGCGTTTAGAAAAGAGTACTTATTATAACGAAGTTAAAGAGTTTTTGGATATTTTAACAAGTATAGAGGAATATGATGAAGACTTAGATCCTCGAATTACAGATTTAAGAGAAATATTTAATGAAACTATTGTTCCATATTCCGTTTATCAGGAAAATCAAAATACAATAGAGGAATTAGTTGCTAAATATAGTAAAACGTTAAGAATAAAAGCAACGAATGCGATAAGAGAAGAGCGTGCGAAACTTCGTGATAAATTATATGAATTTACAGTAGATATTCCACAATATAGAGTTACAAATGCAAGAAAATTAAATAGAGAGGAACAATTTTTAAAGATAGGTAGCTATGAATCTATTAAAGTAATTGATTTTGAATATGATTCAACGGTCGGTCTAAAATATTCGAATGATAAAAAATTATTTTCTAGTAGCCAGATTATGTAG
- the cas4 gene encoding CRISPR-associated protein Cas4 produces the protein MLQTRTVGGVDLAYYIVCKRKLWLYKKGIGMESESDRVLEGSILHETSYPRLNKKEILIDGAFKIDAIDGEYVREIKLSSKMQESDKMQMLFYLYQLFLRGMKKKGLISYTKEKKTVEVLLTEENKRNIQRAIAGAYQIIDRDTPPPLKKLNYCKSCAYYPFCFSREDDDYDA, from the coding sequence ATGCTGCAAACGAGAACAGTTGGTGGCGTAGATTTAGCTTACTATATTGTCTGTAAAAGAAAGCTTTGGTTATATAAGAAAGGAATTGGGATGGAAAGCGAATCAGATAGAGTGCTCGAAGGATCTATTCTTCATGAGACTTCGTATCCTCGTCTTAATAAAAAAGAAATCCTTATTGACGGTGCATTTAAGATAGATGCAATTGATGGGGAATATGTTAGAGAAATTAAATTATCTAGTAAAATGCAAGAATCAGATAAAATGCAAATGCTGTTTTATTTGTACCAGCTTTTTTTAAGAGGAATGAAGAAAAAAGGCTTAATCAGCTATACAAAAGAAAAGAAAACGGTGGAGGTATTGTTGACAGAAGAAAATAAGAGAAATATTCAGCGAGCAATTGCGGGAGCTTATCAAATTATCGATCGAGACACTCCACCTCCATTAAAGAAGTTGAATTATTGTAAAAGTTGTGCCTATTACCCATTTTGTTTTTCAAGAGAGGATGACGACTATGATGCGTGA
- the cas1b gene encoding type I-B CRISPR-associated endonuclease Cas1b, whose product MMRDHYVFSNGRLKRKDNTIYFENEEGQKKPLPIEKIQTLHLFGEIDVNTKLLTYLSQYGITLQFYNYYGFFTGAFNPRDAKESGHVIVKQSEHYSDKYKRLYIAYQFLNGAVHHMLRNMRNYKEGTAEYIEGIQLLFSQLHTSTTIPELMGREGQIRHLYYQSFNHIFKQDFVFEKREKQPPRDPINALISFGNTLMYRIVLTEIYKTSLNPTISYLHEPSTKRFSLSLDIAEIFKPLIVDPIVFSLINRRQLSKKHFDYLEGEICYLNEEGKKKFITAWEEKLNQSVKHRMLKRNTTYRYLIRLECYKLIKHVIGDDVYKPLKAWW is encoded by the coding sequence ATGATGCGTGATCATTATGTTTTTTCAAATGGAAGATTAAAAAGAAAAGACAATACCATATATTTTGAAAATGAAGAAGGGCAGAAAAAGCCACTTCCTATTGAAAAAATTCAAACATTGCATTTATTTGGAGAAATTGATGTGAATACAAAGCTATTAACTTATTTAAGCCAGTATGGAATTACACTACAGTTTTATAATTATTATGGATTTTTTACTGGTGCGTTTAATCCTCGAGATGCTAAAGAATCTGGTCATGTGATTGTCAAACAAAGTGAGCATTATTCAGATAAGTATAAACGGCTGTATATAGCTTATCAATTTTTAAATGGAGCAGTTCATCATATGCTTCGCAATATGCGTAATTATAAAGAAGGAACAGCGGAGTATATAGAAGGAATCCAATTGTTATTTAGTCAATTGCATACGTCCACAACTATTCCTGAATTAATGGGTAGAGAGGGGCAAATACGCCACCTTTATTATCAATCGTTTAACCATATTTTTAAACAAGATTTTGTTTTTGAAAAGCGAGAAAAACAGCCGCCACGCGATCCAATCAATGCTTTAATTTCTTTTGGAAATACATTGATGTATCGGATTGTATTAACAGAAATTTATAAAACTTCTTTGAATCCAACTATAAGTTATCTTCATGAGCCCTCAACTAAGAGATTCTCCTTAAGTTTAGATATTGCAGAAATTTTTAAACCATTGATTGTAGATCCAATTGTTTTTTCTCTTATTAATAGAAGGCAACTTAGCAAAAAGCATTTTGATTATTTAGAAGGAGAGATTTGTTATTTAAATGAAGAGGGAAAGAAAAAATTTATTACGGCATGGGAGGAAAAACTAAATCAATCAGTTAAACACCGTATGTTAAAAAGAAATACAACATATCGTTATTTAATTCGTTTAGAATGCTATAAATTAATTAAGCATGTAATTGGTGACGATGTGTATAAGCCGTTGAAAGCGTGGTGGTAG
- the cas2 gene encoding CRISPR-associated endonuclease Cas2 has translation MFVIITYDVGEKRVGKVCKKLREYLDWTQNSVFEGEITIGKYTQCMADLSNIVDKDTDSIYVYEVKNPRNIKKVIHGREKNPFDLFL, from the coding sequence GTGTTTGTTATTATCACATATGATGTAGGTGAAAAAAGAGTGGGGAAAGTATGTAAAAAGCTTCGAGAGTATCTCGATTGGACACAAAATTCTGTGTTCGAAGGGGAAATAACCATTGGTAAATATACACAATGTATGGCAGATTTAAGTAACATTGTAGATAAAGATACCGATTCTATTTATGTATATGAGGTTAAAAATCCGCGAAATATAAAAAAAGTAATTCATGGAAGAGAAAAGAATCCTTTCGATTTATTTTTATAA
- a CDS encoding AraC family transcriptional regulator encodes MTEKIIAAYRLMDKVESYEDFSYHSHDRYEIYYFHGGECKYLIGDRIYRLQEDDLIIMNGLTLHRAYPEPGIPYERSVIEFSSEWLRPILNNLNVPELLSPFNQLSNTLFHIKDKEKSAEVKALIKKMAEKLKSSKQENIVENRFQIGELTSMLMQLLFKVFELSKQQLENNSLAESDKNIHVKKMIEWIDTHFCEPITLDDIAHHLNISKYYMSRIFKDVTGYTIMQYIMSCRINRAKYLLEIHLDKSILEVSLESGFEDSSHFSRFFRKQMKLTPTEYRNSTAIRMKNTN; translated from the coding sequence ATGACGGAAAAAATAATCGCTGCTTATCGTTTAATGGATAAGGTGGAGAGCTATGAAGATTTTAGTTACCACTCTCATGATAGGTATGAAATATACTACTTTCATGGCGGGGAATGTAAATATTTAATTGGAGACCGTATTTATCGTTTACAAGAAGATGATTTAATTATTATGAATGGATTAACGTTGCATCGCGCTTATCCTGAACCAGGAATTCCTTATGAGCGGAGTGTTATTGAGTTCTCTTCTGAATGGTTGCGACCGATTTTGAATAATTTAAATGTTCCAGAATTGTTATCTCCTTTTAACCAATTAAGCAATACTTTATTTCATATAAAGGATAAAGAAAAATCGGCTGAAGTAAAAGCGTTAATAAAGAAAATGGCGGAGAAATTGAAAAGCTCTAAGCAAGAAAATATAGTCGAAAATCGATTTCAAATTGGCGAATTAACAAGTATGCTAATGCAGCTTTTATTTAAGGTTTTTGAGTTGAGTAAACAACAGCTTGAAAATAATTCCCTTGCTGAATCTGATAAAAATATTCATGTCAAAAAAATGATTGAATGGATTGATACACATTTCTGTGAGCCAATCACATTGGATGATATTGCTCATCATTTAAATATTAGCAAGTATTATATGTCGAGAATTTTTAAAGATGTAACAGGATATACAATTATGCAATATATCATGAGCTGTCGAATAAACCGTGCCAAATATTTACTGGAGATCCATCTAGACAAATCGATTCTTGAAGTATCTCTCGAATCAGGATTTGAAGATTCCTCACATTTCAGTCGTTTTTTTCGAAAACAAATGAAACTAACTCCTACAGAATATCGTAATAGCACAGCAATTCGTATGAAAAACACGAATTAA